Part of the Pleurocapsa minor HA4230-MV1 genome, CTCTCAACAAGTGTAAAATTCCTATTCCTACTAACGAACCAGGAACACTACCACAGGCTAGCCATTTGACTACTTGTCCATCAATTGTCTGTTGTTGCCAATGTTTAACACTACCAAATATTTTCATGAACATTGCAGCGACAACATCAGAACTAATGGCGACTGAGGGGGGAACTTGAAATACAAAAACCAACATGGGTGTCATTAAAGATGCTCCCCCTACTCCCGTCAAACCAACCAGAGTTCCAATTAGAAAGCTCAGAGATGATAGCAATAAATAATTCATACTTTAATAAAGCTATAAGCCATAAGCTACAAGCTAAAGAGTTTAGTTAATTGGCAGAAAGGATTTAAAAGTTAAAGACTCCCCTTGAGTAAATAAATCGGGAGTACTGAGGATGTTGAATTGTAGTAAAAGCAAGATGATTATCGTGTAAACAGTTGAGGAAGCCAATCCCATCAACAACTCTTTTTTGAAATTACGTTCTTTAGATTGTTCTTGAACTACATCCAATACTCCTAACTGCATCAAGAGAATTCCCAAGACATTAGAAAGCCAGTAGCCTGCGATCGCACAGGGTAAAAATAAGTTGGCAGAAAATTGAGCGCAGATATAGCCAAAGAAATAAGCGATCGGCAGATTGAAAAATAAATCATTCCACCAAGACAAGGGTGAGAGCAGAAATCCCAATCCCACAAGTATTAAACCTTTGAGTTTCTTTAAAGAATTAATCGTATTAAAGTTTTGCAGCATTTGTAATTACATTTTTAATTAAATTATATTTAAATTCTAAATGCATTTCAATACAATGGCAATTTTATTTCAATTCGCCTGTAAAATACTAGCTCAACGAAGTTTAAAAATAACTGAGAAACTAATTGAGGGGAAAATAGTTAAACATTTCAATTCATCAACCATATAATATAAATTAGACAAAAAATGTAACAAAAATAAATATAAAGCAAAGTACTTTGCCCTACTACATTTCACTCATTACAGGAGATCATCCATGTTGCGACTTGAACATATCAGTAAGACTTATACGACGGGGGAAGTTCTCAAAGACGTTACTTGGGAAGTTAAACCTGGAGAAAGAGTAGGGTTAGTTGGGGTCAATGGCGCAGGAAAATCGACTCAGCTTAAAATCATTAGTGGTGAAATTGAAGCTACATCAGGGGAAGTGATTCGTCCTGCCAGCCTCAAGATTGCTTATCTTACCCAAGAATTTGAGGTAGAGCCAACTCGCACGGTTTACGAAGAATTTTGGACGGTTTTTGTCGAAGCCAACGAAATTCAGCAGCAGATGAATCAGGTGCAGCAGGATATGGAGACTGCTGATGCCGAACAATTAGATCGCTTAATCAATAGATTAGATAAGCTACAGCGTCAGTTTGAAGCTTTAGAAGGTTATACCCTTGATGCTCAAATCGAGAAGATTTTGCCTGAGATGGGGTTTAGTTCAGAAGATGGCGATCGCCTAGTAAGTTCTTATAGTGGCGGTTGGCAAATGCGCATGAGTTTGGGAAAAATTTTGCTGCAAGAGCCAGATTTGCTGCTACTGGATGAGCCGACTAACCACCTAGATCTAGAAACAATTGAATGGTTAGAAAACTATTTAAGAAGGATTAATACGCCGATGGTGATTGTCTCTCATGACCGTGAGTTTCTCGATCGCCTTTGTACTAAAATCGTGGAAACGGAACGAGGTGTCTCCACCACCTATTTAGGCAATTATTCCTCCTACCTGCAACAAAAAGCCGAAGCTCGAATAGCTCAGGGTTCAACTTACGAACGACAGCAAAAAGAAATTGCTAAACAACAAGAATTTATCGAGAAATTCCGCGCCAGCGCCACCCGTAGTACCCAAGCTAAAAGTAGAGAGAAGCAGCTAGATAAGGTTGAGTTAGTTGAAGCACCCGTAGCCAACCTGAGAACTCTTAAATTCCGTTTTCCCCCGTCTCCCAGAAGTGGAAGAGAAGTAATAATTATTGAAGATTTAGTTCATGCTTACAACAATAATATTTTATTTTTGGGGGCAGAATTAACCATTGAAAGAGGCGATCGCATTGCGATTTTGGGTCCGAACGGTGCAGGGAAATCGACTTTGTTACGTATGGCGATGGGCATGGAAAAGTTTGACGAGGGTAAGATTGAGTTAGGTAAACATAACGTGATTCCTGGCTATTTTGAGCAGAATCAAGCCGAAGCTCTAGATCTAAATAAAACCGTTATAGATACGATTCACGATGAAGTCCCCGACTGGAAAAACGAACAGGTACGGACTTTATTAGGACAGTTTTTATTTAGTGGGGAAAGTGCCTTTAACAAAGTTGAAGCTTTAAGTGGTGGAGAGAAGGCGCGATTAGCTTTAGCGAAAATGCTCCTCAAGCCTGCTAATTTGTTGATTTTAGATGAGCCGACTAATCACTTGGACATTCCTGCCAAGGAGATGTTGGAAGAAGCTTTGCAGCATTATGATGGCACAGTGCTAATTGTGTCTCACGATCGCTATTTTATTTCTCAGACGGCTAACAAGATCGTCGAAATTCGCAATGGAGAATTAGTTGCCTATCGTGGAGACTATCACTATTATCTCGATCGAATTGCCGAAGAAAAAGAGAAAGCTCGACAACAGGCTGAGGCAGACTTAAAGGCAGCTACAAAACAAGCTAAACAAGCCAAACAAGCTGAGAAAAAGAAAAACAAGCAGAAAAAAGCCAAAGCGTAATCTTCGTCGCAACCTTACTGGTTGAGTAATTCTCTTTGATCGAGCGAAAGTAGAATTATATCAAGTCCGCTTAAATTACTTCTAATAAAATCTTAGCGTCTTAGCGTCTTTGCGACGCGAAGCTAGTCCTTTAGGGCGCGAGTTTTAATTGGAATTGTTTAAACGGACTTCATCTTACTCAACTTTAACTAATTACTAAAAACTTATGACCCTGGAGCAACAGTTACAACTAATTATCGACGATGCAGCAAATTATGGTGTACCCAGCTCAGTTGTCGAAAGTGCGATCGCTCCCGTACTAAAAATATTTGCCGAGCAACTACAACATCTCGAATACTACATTCTGCAAAACTTAGCCGAAGATTGGGTTTTAACCACTATTGCTAATCCCCAACTACAGCAGTCAAAAAAAGTAATTTATGCCTTTATCTCCGTTCAGGATGCTGCAACTTTTCAGGGTACAGCCAATGCAGATTTGATCGCGATGCCAATTGATGTGGTGCAGCTTTTATTTCGACTCTTTTCGCTACAGGAAGTAGACAGTATCATCTTTCTAGAAAATTCGCTAAATCTCAATCATGGGGTTGAAATAGAACGCGATCGCTTATCCCAGCTAATTCGACAGCAGATTGAGCAGTTAGGCAAAATTCCGCCGAATATAGCTTAAATATCTGCAACAAAAGTTTATTTTGCAAATTAATATTGATATTTATATCGAAAATAGTTACGACTAGTCAGCAGTAATAGTCAGCTAGCTATAATTACAATCTAGAATTAGTCATAATGATCACAGTTGATGTGGGACAACATTTTGATCGCTTTACTTCGTCGATACGACCAAGCAATCTCTTGTCTATCTCCATGCCACCTAGCAGCTGGATGATCCTCATAGCTAGCAACACGGTCACAAGTATCACGGCATTATAAAGTTATATGTCTAACGTCCATAAATTTCACCGCTCACTACACTCTGGCACCGATCTTTTACAACAAGAATGGTCAGAATTCAATCGTTTTCACCCTCAAGGAACATATCCTTGTCCTGTCTGTCGTCATGGCAAAATAGCAGAAATGCCCTTAATGGAAACTTTTGCCTGTAGCTTTTGTCAACATATCTTTACTACCAACTTTGACCAACAATTGCTCAAGATGGTAGACAGCCAACTACCTTTAACTTGGTATTGGAATGGCAAAGTTTGGAAAGGGATTTATCGAGAAGGTGCAGAAGTCGGCTCGGTTTATATTCTACTGGCGATCGCTTTTGTGCTAATTCCCACAGCAATTATTGCCTTGGGGGTATATTTATTTCCACCCATGAATGGCAGCTTGTTATCCTGGTTTCCTTTGCTGTGGACAACTCTAACTTTCTGCGCTCATCTGTTTTGCGTAATCTGGCTCATTATTGAGTACTATCAATTTCCAATTTTCCTCTATGTTAGAGCTTTAAAAAGAAAACTGCTGAGTAGAATGAGTTAGCTCTTAATCATCAAAGGGTTTAAATTTAGCCAAATAAGTCAAGATGGGTAGAAAATAAAGTCTAACCCATCAAAAACTTACAAGCTTGAGAAATATTAATCTCTGATATCAAGTCCGCTTAAGTGTTTCTAATAAAATCTTTGCGCCTCTGCGTCTTTGCGCGAGTTTTAATTGGAATTGTTTAAACGGACTTCATATGGCAAAGTGGAGTTTGAAGCCATGAAAATAACAACGCCACTAAATTAAATATCGCATTAAATATCGCTATTTTAGCTAGTTTTAATTATTAGGTGCGACGGGTAAAGTTCGACCTTCTACTTGATCGAAATAAGGCATTACTTCTTCAGTGTAGTCAATTGGTAGAACCGCACAAACATTTTCATGGGGGCGAGGAATAATTACCCAGGATTCTAAAGTAGCTCCTTCAGCTTTTTTAACCGCCTCAATACCCGCAGCCATAGCAGTTTTGACTTCTGAGACATCTCCGCGAATATTGACGCTAAAACGGGCGCTACCGACACGAATATAGCCAACTAGAGTTACTCTACCAGCTTTTACCATAGCATCAGCAGCGGCTAAAATACCTGGAAATCCTTTTGTTTCGATCGAGCCTACAGCAGATTGAGATGGCATAAATTTGCTCCTTAAATTATTAATTACAAATACAAATTAAGTAATCTTAAATTACTTTTACGGCCTGGAACATGGTCGGGAAACCCGTCCTAAAGGATTAGCTCCGCGTCACCGTTTCCGCCTTACGAATACTAATCTTAGCCGACTAAGGGTAGTTTTAAAATACAGCTTTAAAATGCAGTTTTAAAATGCAGCTTTAAAATAGATTTAGCTACTTACGAATCGTCACCTAAAAGCGATATTGTTCTACTTCTTCGGTATAGCCGATTGGTAAAACAGCAACGACATTGTCTGGAGGGTTCGGGACAATATAGTGAGTTGTCACCTCACCGCCAAAAGTATTTTCGGCTGCTGCAATTCCTGCCGCCATCGAAGGTCTGACTTCAGAAATTGGCCCGCGAATCGCAATTACAAAAGTAGCACTTTCGCCCTTATCAAAATACACTAGGGTAACGCGAGCAGCTTTTAACATGGCATCAGAAGCTGCTAAAACAGCGGGAAAACCCAAGGTTTGAATTACCCCTACTGCGTGTTGTTGAGACATAAATTTCAGTTCAAAAAATTCAAGTTAATCAAAGCATATGAGCTTAGACTACTATATCTTGATTGCGCTCGGTTCCGATACCGTAGCAATAATGCGATCGCAACCCGATTTTGGCTTTGCCCATTGATACTGAGATTCTTTGGGATCGCCCCAACACAAGCCTAGATAAATTTCAGTACGGGCAGCATCAATTTCTGCCCATTCTGTTTGACCGATTAACTTCCGCAGATAATCGCTAGATATTTTTCGGTGGTGATTACCATACTGGTTTTTTTGATGGTTAACTAACCAAAAATTCATCTGACAAGTAACTCGCTCCCAAAAATTTAAGATTTTAGTTCGAGCAGCAATCAGGATCTCTTTATCTCCCTCTACAGGAATCAACTGATTGTGGATTTCAGGATAGGTAATGCTTTGTTGCGCAAAACTGCAAGAACGCCAAATTATCCCCGAAACTCCATGCTGCTGTTGATATTCATGGATTTGGCTGCGAAAATCACGATAAGCAAAAACCTTGTTTACCTGATCCATATTGAGAGCTTTGGCAACTACGGGATCATTAATGCGCTGTGCCGAGGATAAGACTACACGCCTACCTTTCCAATTTTCTTTTAGCTCACAGTCTAATATTTTAATTAGTTCTTCGGTGGTATATGTCATCAATCCAATGCGACTAAGACGGCACTATTTGCATTGTAGCGCTGCTTTGTCAATGCTCGATAATAAAATAGATCGACTTTATTTTTGATTAAGATCTGGTGTAATAACTAGCATTCACGACAAAAATACGTATGATAGGAAGGAAATCAATAGTTGGTAAGGTTTTATGTCGTCAGAAAACATCGAAATTTGCCCCGTTTGTCAAGTTCAAATCAAAGACGATCGCGAGGTGATTTTTAGCTCTGGTAAACCAGGCGATCGCACTAGGCTTTGGGCAAGAGTCTGTCAATATGTGGCAGGCAAGCGAGAAGGCTGCATTAATCAAAATGCGGAGAAAATTTCGGCGATTCAGCCGACGGATAGCTACCAGCCAGCTACTTTTAAGCAAGAATGATTGGTAATTACTGATTACTGATTATTTGCGACGCGAAGCTAGTCCTTTAGGGCGAAGCTTATGCTAAAGCACTAGCTACGCGTCGTCCTTTAGGACTCATTACTGAGGTTGTCCAAAAGATACACCTTCGGATATACCTTTTGGTATTACTGATCAGCTGAGGAATAGTTTGTAAGAAGGGTTTGAGCTTTCGTCCCAGTGGCGATAGCCGATGGAGTTGAGGAACTTTTGCCATTCAGCCATTTCATCTGGTGGTACTTGCATCCCGACGGCTATACGCCCATAATCAGCACCGTTGTTACGATAGTGAAAGAGACTAATATTCCAATTAGGACTCATACAGCTTAAGAACTTAACTAATGCTCCTGGGCGTTCGGGAAACTCAAAGCGATAGAGGAGTTCGTTTTCTGATAAAGGCGATCGCCCGCCAACCATATGCCGTAGGTGCATTTTAGCTAGTTCATCGTCTGTCAGATCGATAGTTTCAAACCCTTGCGCCACAAAAGTCTCCACGATGGAAGCTGCATCAGCGCGATTTTGAATTTGAATACCGACAAAAATATAGGCTTTGTGTTCGTTAGAAATGCGATAGTTAAATTCGGTTAAATTGCGTTTACCGATGCATTCACAAAATTTAAGAAAGCTGCCCCTGGCTTCGGGAATAGTTACGGCAAAAATTGCCTCGCGACGTTCACCAAATTCGGCTCTTTCCGAGACAAATCTGAGACGATCGAAGTTCATGTTTGCCCCGCAGGCGATCGCTACTAGGGTTTCTCCTGTAATATTTTCCCTTTCTACATAAGCTTTAGCTCCAGCGATCGCTAATGCCCCAGCAGGTTCTAAGATCGAGCGGGTATCTTGAAACACATCTTTAATCGCAGCACAGGTATCATCTGTATCGACCAAAATAATTTCGTCTACATAGTCTTGACATAAACGAAAAGTTTCCTCTCCCACTTCCCGCACTGCCACACCATCGGCAAACAAACCGACTCTAGGTAGACAAACGCGATATCCTGCCTTGAGGGATTGAGACATGGCATCGGCATCTACAGGCTCTACCCCAATAATCTTAATTTCTGGACGTAAACGCTTGATATAGGCAGAAATTCCGCCAATTAGACCACCACCACCAATGGCAACAAAGATAGCGTGGATTGGCTGCTGGTATTGTCGTAAAATCTCCATGCCAATTGTTCCTTGTCCAGCAATCACATCAGGATCGTCAAATGGATGAATGAAGGTCAAACCCTTCTGTTGACATAGTTGCTTGGCATGGGCGCAAGCATCATCATAGGTATCTCCCCACAACACTACATTTCCGCCACGGGCTTTGACTGCATCTATCTTTACCTGGGGGGTAGTTACAGGCATGACAATAATTGCCGTTGTGCCTAAATGCTGGGCAGCTAAAGCGACACCTTGAGCATGATTGCCAGCAGAAGCTGCAATTACGCCTTGCTGGAGAACATCTGGGGGCAGTTTTGCCATTTTGTTATAAGCACCCCTGAGTTTAAAGGAAAATACTGACTGCATATCTTCTCGTTTCAGCAGCAGTTTATTATTGAGCCTAGCTGACAAATTAGGCGCGTATTCTAACGGAGACTCTTGGGCAACATCATAAACGCGGGCATTAAGAATCCTCTCCAAGTAGTCGGATTTCATTGGCGGAGTTGCTATGTATAGATAATCCTCAAATTTTACCAAAAATTCTTCTCTATTCAATCGGAATCAAAAATCATTAATATTCAATTAGATGCGTTAATAGTTATTGATAGTTGTTGGGTTTCACTTCGTTCTACCCAACCTACCAGATCGGCGATCGCACTTATTGAGGGGATTTGGACAATATCGCGGATGCAAATCTTATATAGAGAGCGTTTTAATACTTTCTATCATCTGACTCTGAAAATATTTTGGCAATCCCAAATATTGCGCCTCCTACTGCAACTGCACCTACAGCTACAGCTGCAAGTGGTAATCCCACTGTAGTTGTAAAGCCTATAGTACCTAATATACCCGCAGCAGGAACAGTCGTTTCTACTAGTGCTAATCCAGCACCAGCAACAAAACCAGCATTACAAGCAGCACCAGCGTTTCGGACTTGCTGACTATCTGGTTCACCAGAAGTACAGCAGGTAGCAAAGTGTTCACAGTTATTAAAAAACAACCTGTAATTTGGTTCATGTAATCTTCTTTCTGCTCTTCTAACTATTGCATCAGGCGAATATTTATAAGAATAAGATTTAACATAAACTTGTTTTCCTTGAGCAAATTCTCTGTAGGAAGTTTTAGTAATTTTTCCTCCTTCTTGTTTTCCCCTGTAATGAATTACAGTTCCGTCTCCGCAATTAATACCATGATGAGTAATTAACCCTGCATGAACGTAAATATGATCGCCTTTAGTCATAATAGTAGTTAAGAATAAATTGTTAACTATTATTATGTTTTATGGTAGTGGTCAATGTAAATACAAAACAATAATTATTATATAAAATAGCAATACTTTTATGTAAAGTTATAGAAAATTTTTAAAATTAGATCTTACTATCTTCTCTAGGGTAAGCTCATCTCAATCACTCTTGACAGAAGGTATTGAGAACCGTCACCATGTAATCATTGTTCATTAGAGCTTGTTTTCGTTTTTGGCAAAGACTACGCTTAAAAGGATGATCGCAAGTGCTTAAGCAAATTCTCCGCGATTAAATTCCAGGCAGGTTCTGCACGGTTTTTGGAACTTGATATTTTTTAGCGATCGCTTTATCTTCTTCGTCTAAGTACAGGACAGGAAGAACGCAAAGTCAGATAATACGTAAAGATAAAAGTTAACAAGAATTCTATAGTTACAAACAGAACGTCATGGCAAGTTTAAAATTAGAAGATGGCACAATATTAACTCAACCTCGTGATATTGCGCGCGAGTTAGCGCCTTTAAATATTGAACTCCAGCATTGGTCGATGGGTGAAAATTCCCAACTGTTAGCCTTGTTGGCTCAACCTCAACTGAGGGAGTCTGAAAAAGCAGACATTTTGCAATATTTAGATCACTACTTCCATGAACTACAAGCTAAAGATTGCTATCAATCTCGAGATTTAATTGTTGTGCATCCAGAACTTCCTCAACTCGATCGGATGTTGGACAAGTTCGATCGCTGTCATACCCATGCCGACGATGAAGTACGTTATATCATTGATGGCGAAGGAATTTTTGGCTTCGTACGGCTTGACGCTTCCCAAATAGAACTGACTGTCACAGCCTCAGAGTATATTAACGTACCTGCTGGTACTGAACACTGGTTTTACCTATCTCCTAGTCGTAGGATCAAGGCAATACGATATTTTATCGATACGACGGGTTGGGTACCAGAATATACCAATACCCCGATTCGGTTTCGGCAGTCTGGTACGCTGGTATAGAGATCGAAACGCAGGTCTAAAAATCATGTTGATTGAAGTTGATTATCTGTTTCCGCCCGATGTAGATGCGGAAAAACAAGCCACTATTATTGCCGTTGGTCAAACTGCTGGTACTTGGAGTCAGCGTTATGCCGATCGAGCTGATTCTTTACGCTCCCACTTAGCCACAGTGGTGGATGTTAAAGAGCGATCGCTAGGTAAAGTTGCTACCATCCGTTTTCCTCTGAGTAATGTAGAGAACGACATCCCCAGCTTGCTGGTAATGATTTTTGGTAAATATTCCATGGCGGGGGTAGCTAAGGTAATCGATATTCGGCTACCGAGTGATTACGGGCAGCGTCCGAAATTTGGCATTACGGGTAT contains:
- a CDS encoding ATP-binding cassette domain-containing protein; translated protein: MLRLEHISKTYTTGEVLKDVTWEVKPGERVGLVGVNGAGKSTQLKIISGEIEATSGEVIRPASLKIAYLTQEFEVEPTRTVYEEFWTVFVEANEIQQQMNQVQQDMETADAEQLDRLINRLDKLQRQFEALEGYTLDAQIEKILPEMGFSSEDGDRLVSSYSGGWQMRMSLGKILLQEPDLLLLDEPTNHLDLETIEWLENYLRRINTPMVIVSHDREFLDRLCTKIVETERGVSTTYLGNYSSYLQQKAEARIAQGSTYERQQKEIAKQQEFIEKFRASATRSTQAKSREKQLDKVELVEAPVANLRTLKFRFPPSPRSGREVIIIEDLVHAYNNNILFLGAELTIERGDRIAILGPNGAGKSTLLRMAMGMEKFDEGKIELGKHNVIPGYFEQNQAEALDLNKTVIDTIHDEVPDWKNEQVRTLLGQFLFSGESAFNKVEALSGGEKARLALAKMLLKPANLLILDEPTNHLDIPAKEMLEEALQHYDGTVLIVSHDRYFISQTANKIVEIRNGELVAYRGDYHYYLDRIAEEKEKARQQAEADLKAATKQAKQAKQAEKKKNKQKKAKA
- a CDS encoding carbon dioxide-concentrating mechanism protein CcmK; protein product: MPSQSAVGSIETKGFPGILAAADAMVKAGRVTLVGYIRVGSARFSVNIRGDVSEVKTAMAAGIEAVKKAEGATLESWVIIPRPHENVCAVLPIDYTEEVMPYFDQVEGRTLPVAPNN
- a CDS encoding carbon dioxide-concentrating mechanism protein CcmK, translating into MSQQHAVGVIQTLGFPAVLAASDAMLKAARVTLVYFDKGESATFVIAIRGPISEVRPSMAAGIAAAENTFGGEVTTHYIVPNPPDNVVAVLPIGYTEEVEQYRF
- the ilvA gene encoding threonine ammonia-lyase, biosynthetic — encoded protein: MKSDYLERILNARVYDVAQESPLEYAPNLSARLNNKLLLKREDMQSVFSFKLRGAYNKMAKLPPDVLQQGVIAASAGNHAQGVALAAQHLGTTAIIVMPVTTPQVKIDAVKARGGNVVLWGDTYDDACAHAKQLCQQKGLTFIHPFDDPDVIAGQGTIGMEILRQYQQPIHAIFVAIGGGGLIGGISAYIKRLRPEIKIIGVEPVDADAMSQSLKAGYRVCLPRVGLFADGVAVREVGEETFRLCQDYVDEIILVDTDDTCAAIKDVFQDTRSILEPAGALAIAGAKAYVERENITGETLVAIACGANMNFDRLRFVSERAEFGERREAIFAVTIPEARGSFLKFCECIGKRNLTEFNYRISNEHKAYIFVGIQIQNRADAASIVETFVAQGFETIDLTDDELAKMHLRHMVGGRSPLSENELLYRFEFPERPGALVKFLSCMSPNWNISLFHYRNNGADYGRIAVGMQVPPDEMAEWQKFLNSIGYRHWDESSNPSYKLFLS
- a CDS encoding lecithin retinol acyltransferase family protein, producing the protein MTKGDHIYVHAGLITHHGINCGDGTVIHYRGKQEGGKITKTSYREFAQGKQVYVKSYSYKYSPDAIVRRAERRLHEPNYRLFFNNCEHFATCCTSGEPDSQQVRNAGAACNAGFVAGAGLALVETTVPAAGILGTIGFTTTVGLPLAAVAVGAVAVGGAIFGIAKIFSESDDRKY
- a CDS encoding acireductone dioxygenase, which codes for MASLKLEDGTILTQPRDIARELAPLNIELQHWSMGENSQLLALLAQPQLRESEKADILQYLDHYFHELQAKDCYQSRDLIVVHPELPQLDRMLDKFDRCHTHADDEVRYIIDGEGIFGFVRLDASQIELTVTASEYINVPAGTEHWFYLSPSRRIKAIRYFIDTTGWVPEYTNTPIRFRQSGTLV